Sequence from the Leptospira johnsonii genome:
CCCGGAAGTTCCCAAGACTTTTGTAGAATCTTGTTCTTTCTTGAGAGTGTGAAATCTATGCGCGATCACTTTTCCTTGTAATCCTTCTATTCTTGGTAGAATACGGCCGTCTTTTGCGATCCTTACGTATTCTGGAGAACAGACCACTACTCCATCCTCGTGATTAACCGAATCCACTCTAAAGCCGATTTCCATATGTTTACTTAGGGTTTTGTAAACTGTAATCTCCCCTTCTTCATTCAGGTATTCAGGGTCGATCCGAAGGAAAATTTTTCCTTCGGGGGTAGTTTGCAGGATCTGTAATTCTTGTTTTAATGGATTTTCTTTTAGAAAGAGTCCGTTGTTATGTACGTACTCTTTCAAAATATAACCGATTTTTTGAGGATCCCGGATCGTATCCCATATTCTTGGTGATTGTAGGTAAGATCGGTACTCGACTTCCATCTGCTCTCCTTATTATAGCTTGCGGAAGTCGACCCTCCTGTTTTTAGCTCTTCCGTCTTCGGTAGAGTTATCTTCGTCAGGTCTGGAATACCAATATGCTCTGGTTTTTAACCTAGAAGCTTGGATCCCTTTACTACGAACGTAGTCAAAAACTTTCCGCGCTCTGTTCCCGCTTAAGCGAGTATTATATTCTTTGGAAGCTACATTATCAGTATGGCCCCCAATCTCTATTTTATCGGACGGATTCTTCTTGAGATAGTCTACAATCAGATCGAGTTGTTTACGATGTGCGTCAGTCACTTCGGTCTTATTGAATTCAAAATAGAGTTTTGTACTTAAAACAACTGGGACTTCCGAATCTTTCCTTAATGCTATAGAAATTGTGGAGCCAGGCTTAATATCTTTCTTCAAGATATTAACACTTTCGGAAATATATTTCTCAGCCTTTGCAAAGATTTCGAAATCAGTGTCGGGAATCAACTCGATATGGAAATTTTTTGACAAACTGTTGTATTTTAAGATTTCTCCCTGTCTATTCTTAGGAGTAAAAACTGTAGCGGTCGCTCCAGCAATTGGCTCTTTAGTAGCGGCATCTACAACGACTACATTAAGTCCCTTTCCTTTATCACCGTCACCTGTGTTAACGATCTTACCTTTTTCTTCATCTTTGATAGGAAGAAGCACATAGGTTTTATAAACTTTTTTATTTCTCTCTACGTTTCCACGTAAGTCGAGCTTGTCCTCAGTGGGATAGAAACCTGGGGAAGAAATTTCTACCTTATACAATCTTCCTGTTTTTAAAACGGTTTTAAAGTTAGTAGGGTTTCCTTTAGAAAGATCTCCGCCTATTCTTCTGGAAGTAATGGTTCTGGAAGGACTTAGACTATCTGAAATTTTGATTGTTGCATCAAGTCCTATCATTGTGGCTTCAGAGCCATCCAGGACCAATCCTTGGAAGGATACGTCATAGGAGTTCCTTAGATTTTCGGGGACCTGGAATCTATAAATATCGTATTGGCCCTGTCCTCCATTTCTGTTGGAAGAAATATAGGCCCAAAGACCCTCGTGATCGAAAGAAATCCCTTCTGAGTCAATTCCTTCCGAAACATCCAAATTGAACGGATGAGGTAATTTTTCCAAACTTCCAGTTTCAGGAACGGGATGAGGAAGATTTGTTTTAGAAACTGTAAGTTTATCTTCTGCATCTTCAAAGTCAGAGTTTCCAGGAAGATTTAGGAAGCTGCGATATAAGGAAAACTTTTTGCGGTCATTCTCTCTGTTAGAGGAGAAGTACAATTGTTCCCCGTCCGGATGAATATAAGGTAAAATTTCGCTGGCTTTGGAATTGATCTCTGCTCCCAGATTGATCGGACTGGACCAAACACCTGTGGAAAGATTTCTGTAACTTACCCAAAGATCGTATTCTCCATAACCGCCAGGACGATCAGAAGAAAAGATAAGATATTTTCCATCCGGAGAAATTGCCGGCATCTTTTCGTTAAAGTTGGAATTGATCTCGGAGATCCCGATCAGGTCGCTCCAACGTCTTGTTTTTTCATCTCGCTTAGTATAATAAATATCTAATGCATCAAAACCTTCTCTGTCGGCTTTTACGTTCCTGATAGAAGTCAGAAAAATTTCCTCAGGGTTTCCGGACTCGTCAAATCGGATGGAGATCCCACCTTCGTACTTATCCGTATTGAAAAGTTTGGATTTTTTTTCTCCGGAAGGAAGTTCCTTTTTATTCTGCTCCCAGATGTCCTGATTCAGGTTCACCGGCTTCTTCCAATCTGCTTCTCCGTCTCTTTTCTTGTAGTTCGCATTCTCGGAGAGCCAGACATCCATCTCTCCTTCCCCGCCAGGACGATTGGATTGGAAGATCAGATATCTTCCGTCAGGACTAATGATAGGATTGTATTCTACGTTTTGTGTGTTTAGAGGAGATCCGAAATTTCTTTCCAAGAGAGTCGGAACAGGTTGAGCGGATCCATCCCAGGAAAATAAAAAAAACAGAAGAGCTCCGGCAAGGACGGAGCTTAGAAAATGATTTCGTTTTATAACGAGTCCTTTTCCTTGATTGTAAAAAAACATCTTGTATTTAGTATCGGAACAAAGTCCTCAAGTATCAAGATGGAAACTAAGATGGAATCCGACCTTCCGAGCAGAACCCAGGGCCAAAATTTCCCCCCAAAACCGATTCTATTCGGGGTTTTGAACATAACCAGTGACTCTTTTTCGGACGGCGGAAAATACCTGCAAGAGGACCTGGCTTTGGCCAAGGCAAAATCCTTAATGGCAGAAGGTGCAGATGTTATAGATATAGGGGCTCAATCTTCCAATGTAAAAGCGGAACCCATTTCGGAAGAACTAGAATGGGATAGAATGAAAGAGATCATCTCCGAGCTAAAAAAGGAGAAGGTTGCAATCTCGGTAGATACATTCCGTCCCTACGTTATCCAAAAGGCATTAGATGCTGGAGTGGATTACATCAATAATATCCGAGGTTTCGTTGATCCTGAAAGTTTGGATTTGCTAAAAGGCGCAAGCAGACTATCCACAAAGTATGTAGCCATGTTCTCTCAAGATCATTCTATCAAGGCATCCGAGTTTTCGGATCTGAAACCGGAAACGGTTGTACCTCTTGCTTTGAAATTCTTTAGAGAAAGAACAAAAACTTTCGAAACTTTAGGTATAGCAAATCGTTTGATCTTAGATCCAGGGATGGGATTTTTTCTAAGTCCGGATTATAAGGTAAGTTTTGCGGTTCTTTCTAAGATCACCGAAATTCTTTCTGAATTTCCGAACCTAATGGTTTCGGTTACTAAAAAATCTTTTTTGGGAAATGCTTTAGGTGGTTTGCCAGTAGAAGATAGAATTGTTCCGACTGCGATCTCAGAGACTTATCTTTGGTCTAAAGGGGTCCCTATGATCCGAACTCATTCTCCCAAGTCCTTTCTATTAGCTATGAAAACCTGGGAGATGTCTCACGGAGTTTATAGTCCGCAACGCGGGCTTCAGGAGCGAAGCGACTATCGTCCGTAACGGATCCGATCCATTGTTTCTTTTCCTTCCGGCGTCAAAGTAGGAAAAAAATCTTCTTCTGTGAATTGGAGTCCTTTGGATTTCAATTTCCTGAAATAAGGAAGTAGAGGAGAAACATCTGCTTTAGGATTTTTAGAAAGTAGAGAAAGTTTCCATAATTCTAAAAAGACCAAAGATTCTTTTTCAGGTTCTGGTGCTTTTTGAAGCCAATCTAAAGCTTCCGAGTATCTTCTCTTTTCGTAATAAGCATGAGCGATGTAATATTCTAATTCCGGGATCCGCTCCCCGGTTCCATTCAGGCTAAGTCCGAAAACTAAAACATCGTCCCATTTTTCCAAAATATGTGCCATCTTCAGCATGAGTCCTCTTGCATTCTTATGGAAGGGACTTTGTTGCAGTATCTTCTCCAAATAATAATAACTTTTGGACCATTCTTGCTTGGAGAAAAAGTATTCTGCTAAACCTTCCCATGCATAGACTTCTTGGCCTGGAATAGTAGAAAGTGCATCTCTGAAGATTACTAATTCTTCTTCCCTTTGGGCTTCAATTAGAAGGTTTTCGAATTTTTTGCGTTCAATCTGAGGAGATTGTTTCAGGAATGATTCTAGGAATTTTTTAGCTTCTGAAATATCATCTACTAGATAATATAAACGTAATAGATTAAGTGCAGGGATCGGATTGTTAGAGAGAAGTTTTTGTGAGTTTATAAATTCTTCCTCTGCATCGTCTATGAGAGAGAACCTTACGAATAAAATTCCTAGATTGTTTTTATCGGGAGCAAGGATCGCTTTTCCTCTATGAGATTTTGCTTCCCAAGGACTTTTTACGGAGTCAACCTTTTCCCTTGTATAATCGGTTGCAGTGAGATACAGAAACATAGGATCGTTTTCGATCAGTTCATTGTTTCTGACTGGATATAAACAAGAGAAGGATAAGAGAGAAAATAAAATGAGAAGAAAGGAATCAACCGGTCTCAGTAGTAGGATTTTCCTGTAAGTTTTTCTGTGCATACAATAAATACTTTAAGGCCCGTTCCGTATCTCCATGAAATAGATACATGAGAGAAAGATCAAGCGCGTCCTGCGCCTCCGGAGCTTCGAAATCCTGAGGATTTTCTTTTGAGAGGGTAAGTTTGTCCTTAAATTCGTCCAATTTCTTTC
This genomic interval carries:
- the folP gene encoding dihydropteroate synthase, coding for MESDLPSRTQGQNFPPKPILFGVLNITSDSFSDGGKYLQEDLALAKAKSLMAEGADVIDIGAQSSNVKAEPISEELEWDRMKEIISELKKEKVAISVDTFRPYVIQKALDAGVDYINNIRGFVDPESLDLLKGASRLSTKYVAMFSQDHSIKASEFSDLKPETVVPLALKFFRERTKTFETLGIANRLILDPGMGFFLSPDYKVSFAVLSKITEILSEFPNLMVSVTKKSFLGNALGGLPVEDRIVPTAISETYLWSKGVPMIRTHSPKSFLLAMKTWEMSHGVYSPQRGLQERSDYRP
- a CDS encoding OmpA family protein, translating into MFFYNQGKGLVIKRNHFLSSVLAGALLFFLFSWDGSAQPVPTLLERNFGSPLNTQNVEYNPIISPDGRYLIFQSNRPGGEGEMDVWLSENANYKKRDGEADWKKPVNLNQDIWEQNKKELPSGEKKSKLFNTDKYEGGISIRFDESGNPEEIFLTSIRNVKADREGFDALDIYYTKRDEKTRRWSDLIGISEINSNFNEKMPAISPDGKYLIFSSDRPGGYGEYDLWVSYRNLSTGVWSSPINLGAEINSKASEILPYIHPDGEQLYFSSNRENDRKKFSLYRSFLNLPGNSDFEDAEDKLTVSKTNLPHPVPETGSLEKLPHPFNLDVSEGIDSEGISFDHEGLWAYISSNRNGGQGQYDIYRFQVPENLRNSYDVSFQGLVLDGSEATMIGLDATIKISDSLSPSRTITSRRIGGDLSKGNPTNFKTVLKTGRLYKVEISSPGFYPTEDKLDLRGNVERNKKVYKTYVLLPIKDEEKGKIVNTGDGDKGKGLNVVVVDAATKEPIAGATATVFTPKNRQGEILKYNSLSKNFHIELIPDTDFEIFAKAEKYISESVNILKKDIKPGSTISIALRKDSEVPVVLSTKLYFEFNKTEVTDAHRKQLDLIVDYLKKNPSDKIEIGGHTDNVASKEYNTRLSGNRARKVFDYVRSKGIQASRLKTRAYWYSRPDEDNSTEDGRAKNRRVDFRKL
- a CDS encoding tetratricopeptide repeat protein, whose product is MFLYLTATDYTREKVDSVKSPWEAKSHRGKAILAPDKNNLGILFVRFSLIDDAEEEFINSQKLLSNNPIPALNLLRLYYLVDDISEAKKFLESFLKQSPQIERKKFENLLIEAQREEELVIFRDALSTIPGQEVYAWEGLAEYFFSKQEWSKSYYYLEKILQQSPFHKNARGLMLKMAHILEKWDDVLVFGLSLNGTGERIPELEYYIAHAYYEKRRYSEALDWLQKAPEPEKESLVFLELWKLSLLSKNPKADVSPLLPYFRKLKSKGLQFTEEDFFPTLTPEGKETMDRIRYGR